The following is a genomic window from Bacillota bacterium.
GCGCGCCTGCTCCACCGCTTCCTCCAAGCTGCCGGCGTGGACGATGCGCGGGGGTACAGCTCCTGTTTTCTCGCTGTGCGCTGCGATCGCCTGCTCGATCTTGGCCGCCGTAGCTCCCAGCAGGACCACCGTGTGCACCCGTCCCGGCAACGCGGCGGCCAGTTCATCGAAGGGCAGCTTCTTGTCGTACCCGCCGGCGATGAGCACGATAGGCTCGGCGAACGAGCGTATCCCCGCCACCGCCCGGGCCGGGCTGGTCGCGATGGAGTCGTTGTAAAAGCGAATGCCGTTCCAGGTTCCCACCAGCTCCAGCCGGTGCCGCACCCCCCGGAACGCGGCGATCGCGTCCCGCATCCACTCCGGCTTCAACCCGCAGGCGGAGCCCACCGCCACCGCCGCCAGCACGTTGGCAACGTTGTGCCGCCCGGGCACGCGGATGTCCGCCAGCGTGCAGACGACGACCGGCTGGGCCCGTCCCGGCCGGCTCGGGGTCCTGACCCGCGCGACGATGCGGTCGCCGTCCAGCCAGGCGCCTTCCGGCTGCTCCTCTTCCAGGCTGAAAGCCAGCCGGCGCCCCGGCGACAGCGCGGCCATGGCCCGAGTCGTCTCGTCGTCGGCGTTGAACACCGCCACGTCACCGGGCCGCTGGAACTCGTAAATGCGCCGCTTCGCGGCCACGTACGCCTCCATCGTGCCGTGCACGTCCAGGTGGTTCGGCGTCACGTTGGTGACGACAGCCACATGCGGGCTCCGGTCCAGCATCTCCAGCTGGAAGCTGGACAGCTCCAGCACGACCCAGGCGTCGCCGGGGATGTCCTCGGCCACCTCCAGCAGCGGCTGCCCGATGTTGCCGCCCACGTAGACCGGGCGCGGCCCCCGCCGCAGCATCTCGCCGACCAGCGTCGTAGTCGTCGTTTTGCCGCTGCTGCCCGTGATGCCCACGATGGGCGCCTTGCACAACGAAAAAAACAGCCCGACTTCGCTGAAAAAGGGTACACCGCGCTCCCGCAGCCGCTGCAGCGCGGGTGCGTTTTTCGGCATGCCCGGCGTCAAAAAGACGGCGTCCCAGGCGCCGTCCAGCCGCTCCAGGTAGTCGGGCCCCAGCACGAGCCGCACGCCCAGCCGCCGCAGCTCCTCGGCTTTCGCGCCCAGTGCCTGCTCCGTCTTCTGATCGAAACCGGTCAGGCGCGCGCCGC
Proteins encoded in this region:
- a CDS encoding UDP-N-acetylmuramoyl-L-alanine--D-glutamate ligase, which translates into the protein MAVVGLGVSNMAVIRYLAGRGARLTGFDQKTEQALGAKAEELRRLGVRLVLGPDYLERLDGAWDAVFLTPGMPKNAPALQRLRERGVPFFSEVGLFFSLCKAPIVGITGSSGKTTTTTLVGEMLRRGPRPVYVGGNIGQPLLEVAEDIPGDAWVVLELSSFQLEMLDRSPHVAVVTNVTPNHLDVHGTMEAYVAAKRRIYEFQRPGDVAVFNADDETTRAMAALSPGRRLAFSLEEEQPEGAWLDGDRIVARVRTPSRPGRAQPVVVCTLADIRVPGRHNVANVLAAVAVGSACGLKPEWMRDAIAAFRGVRHRLELVGTWNGIRFYNDSIATSPARAVAGIRSFAEPIVLIAGGYDKKLPFDELAAALPGRVHTVVLLGATAAKIEQAIAAHSEKTGAVPPRIVHAGSLEEAVEQARLAARPGDVVLLSPACASYDMFPNFEVRGDRFRELVARFCEPPAAAE